The Kluyveromyces marxianus DMKU3-1042 DNA, complete genome, chromosome 6 genome window below encodes:
- the AIM23 gene encoding Aim23p: MFRFTLKHSLAFTRSFSKSGVWHNDSRAVTDLLFKLPSFNHSTDLQGKRVKENQRKNNDRNIQRNGKNHKFQRERKLVFRWNNGTEKQQAAANDVLEEILKVNPKGDIKAISKDSNKVEETNVRIFLKGIDLGSSGIAMVSIDNSESSDVKLPVVKEIPTRIALKNYSDKLSKRKEEELIQLGVSAHRAGRANDNKPDSSWKIIKVSWQISDYDLKKQKYSEIVSNLEKGSKVSLFINDKDSQNLSPIDDDELKTMNDAVISKRELKRREEVMEKIYKILEEHSSQIVQAGSIKKRIILKVTPNPTNTKDSVDKRAIKEQKKRERQEKLQRRLEKKKMREAEQT, translated from the coding sequence ATGTTTAGATTTACCTTAAAACATAGCCTAGCTTTCACTCGCTCATTCAGCAAATCTGGAGTATGGCATAACGATTCTAGGGCAGTAACAGACCTTTTATTCAAGCTACCGTCCTTTAATCATTCGACAGACCTCCAGGGCAAACGTGTTAAAGAGAACCAACGTAAAAATAACGATAGAAATATTCAACGTAATGGGAAAAATCATAAGtttcaaagagaaaggaaGTTAGTATTTAGATGGAATAATGGTACGGAGAAGCAACAGGCAGCAGCGAATGATGTTTTGGAAGAGATATTGAAAGTGAACCCTAAGGGAGATATCAAAGCTATCAGTAAAGATTCGAATAAGgtagaagaaacaaatgtAAGAATTTTCCTAAAGGGGATTGACCTTGGCTCATCAGGTATAGCGATGGTTAGCATTGATAATTCTGAATCTTCTGATGTAAAATTGCCAGTGGTAAAAGAAATTCCCACAAGAATAGCTTTAAAGAATTATTCTGATAAGTTGTCGAAACgtaaggaagaagaactcaTCCAACTTGGAGTTAGTGCACATAGGGCTGGTCGTGCAAACGACAATAAGCcagattcttcttggaaaatTATCAAAGTGTCATGGCAAATATCCGATTACGAtttaaagaaacaaaaatattctGAAATTGTGTCAAATTTAGAGAAAGGATCGAAAGTCTCACTCTTCATCAACGACAAGGACTCACAAAATCTCAGTCccattgatgatgacgagTTGAAAACTATGAATGACGCTGTTATCTCTAAAAGAGAACTGAAACGAAGGGAAGAAGTGATGGAAAAAATCTATAAGATATTGGAAGAACACTCTTCGCAAATCGTACAGGCAGGttcaataaaaaagagaataatattaaaagtaACACCTAATCCCACAAATACTAAAGATTCTGTAGATAAGAGAGCAAtaaaggaacaaaagaagagagaacGGCAGGAGAAACTACAAAGGAGactagagaagaaaaagatgcGTGAAGCGGAGCAAACTTAA